In a single window of the Streptomyces sp. HUAS ZL42 genome:
- a CDS encoding IS4 family transposase: protein MGGTSDVFAPGHLGELTQVVPPELVDAVLEETGARERRLRCLPSRVGVYFVLALGLFEHLGARLVWTKLVAGLTTRVPEPSEKALRDLRRRIGPEPVKRLFEVLAGPLAQPSTPGVSYRRWRTVAFDGCSSLIVPDHERNWSWLGRPASRLGQAGYPRLMLMTLCETGTRGLIAAAFGPVARGETYYAQQLTSNLTPDMLLLADRAFHTNDLLAQAARSGAQFLVRCTSRRHPPILTLLPDGSYLTRIAGLTLRVIEAEIRTRTAGGSTFGETFRLLTTLTDHRTDPAHQLVRLYHERWEIECAYLALRHTLLKGRVLRSKDPAGLTQEVWGLLTLYQALRSVMVTAVETQPGTDPDRAAFIIALEAARDTVALTVHPTASPGHDARADLVGHIGTRLLPALLPKRRPRTSARVAKRGISRYHTWNRDQRPRDSTPITAIDITVRAPTSRPHRIRPGRHPAPGTGSARSLPRTPTNPCTPTTSPIIWGLRHPSPARTSLLNSVSGPATAC, encoded by the coding sequence ATGGGCGGCACGAGCGATGTGTTCGCCCCCGGCCATCTCGGTGAGTTAACGCAGGTCGTGCCCCCGGAGCTGGTTGACGCCGTCCTGGAGGAGACCGGAGCGCGGGAACGGCGGCTTCGATGTCTTCCCTCCAGGGTCGGGGTGTACTTCGTTCTGGCCTTGGGACTCTTCGAGCACCTCGGCGCCCGACTCGTGTGGACCAAGCTGGTCGCGGGGCTGACCACCCGCGTCCCCGAGCCTTCCGAGAAGGCGCTTCGTGACCTGCGCCGGCGGATCGGCCCGGAGCCGGTCAAGCGACTGTTCGAGGTGTTGGCGGGGCCGCTGGCCCAGCCGTCCACTCCTGGGGTGAGTTACCGGCGCTGGCGGACGGTCGCCTTTGACGGGTGCAGCAGCCTGATCGTCCCCGATCATGAACGGAACTGGTCCTGGCTCGGCCGCCCCGCCAGCCGACTCGGCCAGGCGGGATACCCCAGGTTGATGCTGATGACACTGTGCGAAACCGGAACCCGCGGCCTGATCGCGGCGGCCTTCGGCCCCGTAGCCAGGGGCGAGACGTATTACGCACAGCAGCTGACTTCGAACTTGACCCCGGACATGCTGCTACTGGCGGACCGCGCCTTCCACACCAATGACCTGCTCGCACAAGCCGCCCGCAGCGGCGCACAGTTCCTGGTGCGTTGCACCAGTCGTCGGCATCCGCCGATCCTGACGCTACTGCCCGACGGCTCCTACCTCACACGCATCGCCGGCCTCACCCTGCGCGTCATCGAAGCCGAGATCCGCACCCGCACCGCTGGCGGCAGCACCTTCGGCGAGACCTTCCGGCTGCTGACTACGCTCACCGACCACCGCACCGACCCCGCCCACCAGCTCGTCCGTCTGTACCACGAGCGATGGGAGATCGAGTGCGCCTACCTGGCACTGCGTCACACACTCCTCAAGGGCCGCGTCCTGCGCTCGAAGGATCCGGCCGGACTCACCCAGGAAGTATGGGGACTGCTCACCCTCTACCAGGCATTGCGGTCCGTGATGGTCACCGCCGTGGAGACCCAGCCGGGCACCGACCCGGACCGCGCTGCATTCATCATCGCCCTGGAGGCCGCCCGCGACACCGTCGCCCTCACCGTTCACCCGACAGCGAGCCCCGGACACGACGCCCGGGCGGACCTGGTCGGACACATCGGCACCCGACTCCTGCCCGCCTTGCTCCCCAAACGCCGCCCGAGGACCTCCGCCCGCGTCGCGAAGCGCGGAATCTCGCGCTACCACACCTGGAACCGCGATCAACGCCCCCGCGACAGCACGCCCATCACTGCCATCGACATCACGGTCCGAGCACCTACCTCCCGACCGCACAGGATCCGTCCCGGAAGGCATCCAGCCCCTGGGACCGGCTCTGCCAGATCCTTGCCGCGCACGCCAACCAACCCATGCACGCCCACGACCTCGCCGATCATATGGGGCTTACGGCACCCCAGTCCCGCAAGAACCTCGCTTCTCAACTCTGTCTCTGGACCCGCAACAGCCTGCTAA
- a CDS encoding DUF6207 family protein, which translates to MQNLAAAGRVQTDVEPIQEAHVAEPGLLVIDVAGADDATVMAFQAAVARTFCERRPGKT; encoded by the coding sequence GTGCAGAACCTCGCTGCGGCCGGGCGCGTACAGACAGATGTGGAACCGATCCAAGAGGCGCACGTCGCCGAACCCGGGCTGCTCGTCATCGATGTCGCCGGCGCTGACGACGCGACCGTGATGGCCTTCCAGGCCGCTGTCGCCCGGACATTCTGCGAACGGCGACCTGGGAAAACGTGA
- a CDS encoding putative bifunctional diguanylate cyclase/phosphodiesterase, whose amino-acid sequence MALFAVADVIFGAYQFGGDLVPFPSAADALYLGAYPFFAAGLIRLASARRSGGMRWAPLLDAGIPTLGMATLAWAFIVAPYLRSHLSVLPLAISLAYPLADLVLLCMAVRLVLTTGVHSPALALFTLWVAATLAADALYYSTLASTGAPIAADVSYSLWMASYLFLGAAALHPSMAVTTQLTPRHMERLSRSRMTVLVLLSLVGPVLIVANVGNVRDQPAHAAVISGIVAGLTLLLVLRIMLLADQAQERAHVAEKALREQGTLQHQLAHQAFHDTLTGLANRALFSERVEHALGRASATGNIVLLVIDLDSFKDINDSLGHPVGDELLVAVGHRLLGAARHNDTVARIGGDEFAVLAEDLKDTPAERYAQRFLERFKGPFAVSDQRNLFVTASIGIVTVTKPTSRNDVLRSADIALYVAKDGGRNRAVLFNPAMSLAQQDHARIAQDLRYALTRNELTLRYQPVVDLTTKEVTSVEALLRWQQHGRAETPPEVFIPIAEETGVIVSIGAWVLRQACRQGRYWHETLPGHGALSVAVNVSSRQLKDPHFPETVRQILFETGFPAASLILEITESTLIADFETVSAHIRILCEQGVRISIDDFGTGYSSLSYLRNLPIDAVKIDQSFVRGGSADIDNNLIQAILRFGCALGLDTIVEGIETPDEEQRLRILGCPYGQGFHYARPVPPDALETYLATQATATGSDTSE is encoded by the coding sequence ATGGCGTTGTTCGCCGTGGCGGACGTGATCTTCGGCGCCTATCAGTTCGGCGGAGACTTGGTGCCCTTCCCGTCTGCGGCCGACGCGCTTTACCTGGGCGCGTATCCGTTCTTCGCCGCGGGTTTGATCCGCCTGGCCTCGGCACGCCGCAGCGGCGGCATGCGCTGGGCGCCCTTGTTGGACGCGGGGATCCCCACGCTGGGGATGGCCACACTGGCGTGGGCCTTCATCGTCGCACCGTATCTGCGCAGTCATCTGTCCGTGTTGCCGTTGGCCATCTCGCTGGCCTATCCGCTAGCGGATCTGGTGCTGCTGTGCATGGCCGTGCGGCTGGTGCTCACCACGGGGGTGCACTCGCCGGCGCTCGCGCTGTTCACGCTCTGGGTCGCCGCCACGCTAGCCGCCGATGCCCTCTACTACTCCACGCTGGCTTCCACGGGCGCCCCGATCGCCGCGGACGTGTCCTACTCGCTATGGATGGCTTCGTATCTGTTCCTGGGCGCGGCTGCCCTGCACCCCTCCATGGCAGTGACGACCCAGCTGACGCCGCGGCATATGGAGAGGCTGTCGCGTAGCCGTATGACTGTCCTCGTCCTGCTGTCCCTCGTGGGACCGGTGTTGATCGTTGCCAATGTGGGTAATGTGCGTGACCAGCCTGCGCATGCCGCCGTCATCTCCGGCATCGTCGCCGGCCTAACCCTCTTGCTGGTGCTGCGCATCATGCTTCTGGCAGACCAGGCCCAAGAGCGTGCCCATGTGGCGGAGAAGGCCCTGCGGGAGCAGGGCACACTGCAACACCAGCTCGCCCATCAGGCCTTCCACGACACATTGACCGGTCTGGCTAACCGAGCTCTGTTCTCCGAGCGTGTTGAACACGCTCTCGGTCGCGCCTCAGCAACCGGAAACATCGTGCTCTTGGTGATCGACCTGGACAGTTTCAAGGACATCAACGACAGCCTCGGCCATCCGGTTGGCGACGAACTCCTCGTAGCCGTCGGCCATCGGCTCCTGGGCGCGGCGCGCCACAACGACACGGTCGCCCGCATAGGCGGCGACGAGTTCGCCGTCCTCGCTGAGGACCTCAAGGACACCCCCGCCGAACGCTATGCTCAACGGTTCCTGGAGCGGTTCAAGGGACCCTTCGCGGTCTCCGATCAGCGCAACCTTTTCGTCACCGCCAGCATCGGCATAGTCACCGTCACTAAACCAACATCGCGCAATGACGTACTGCGTTCTGCCGACATCGCCCTGTACGTGGCCAAGGACGGCGGCCGCAATCGTGCAGTCCTCTTCAACCCCGCTATGAGCCTGGCGCAGCAGGACCATGCCCGCATCGCTCAAGACCTGCGCTACGCCCTGACCCGCAATGAACTCACGCTTCGTTACCAGCCGGTCGTCGACCTCACCACTAAGGAGGTGACAAGTGTGGAGGCCCTGCTGCGCTGGCAGCAACATGGCCGTGCCGAGACCCCACCAGAAGTGTTCATCCCCATCGCCGAGGAGACAGGCGTGATCGTCTCCATTGGTGCCTGGGTCCTACGCCAGGCGTGCCGCCAAGGACGATACTGGCACGAAACCCTGCCCGGGCACGGCGCGCTAAGCGTGGCCGTCAACGTCTCCAGCCGCCAGCTCAAAGACCCTCATTTCCCTGAGACGGTACGGCAGATCCTGTTCGAGACCGGATTCCCCGCGGCTTCCCTGATCCTGGAGATTACCGAGAGCACGCTCATCGCCGACTTTGAGACCGTTTCCGCCCATATCCGCATCCTGTGCGAGCAGGGCGTGCGCATTTCCATCGACGACTTCGGCACCGGCTACTCATCCCTCTCGTACCTGCGCAACCTTCCGATCGACGCCGTCAAGATCGACCAAAGCTTCGTCCGCGGCGGCTCTGCTGACATAGACAACAACCTCATCCAGGCCATCCTCCGCTTCGGGTGCGCGCTCGGCCTCGATACCATTGTTGAAGGCATCGAAACACCAGACGAGGAACAGCGCCTCCGCATCCTGGGTTGTCCGTACGGCCAGGGCTTCCACTACGCCCGTCCCGTACCCCCCGACGCGCTGGAAACCTACCTCGCCACCCAAGCCACAGCCACAGGCTCCGACACCAGTGAATGA
- a CDS encoding helix-turn-helix transcriptional regulator, protein MLPAIAHEPSVRLGDIAAACRITERTAQRIVSDLEEAGYLSRARDGRRTQYDLHLDGALRHPAEAHLPEIPLYELPSNVNSTVHESPNLCPAAPTPE, encoded by the coding sequence GTGCTGCCGGCCATCGCACACGAGCCTTCCGTCCGTCTTGGCGACATCGCCGCAGCCTGCCGCATCACCGAACGCACAGCCCAGAGAATCGTCTCCGACCTCGAAGAGGCCGGCTATCTCAGCCGCGCGAGAGACGGACGGCGCACGCAATACGACCTTCACCTGGATGGGGCACTTCGTCATCCGGCAGAAGCTCACCTGCCGGAGATACCCCTCTACGAATTACCTTCCAATGTCAACTCGACAGTCCACGAATCACCGAACTTATGCCCGGCTGCACCGACTCCCGAGTAG
- a CDS encoding sodium:solute symporter, with protein sequence MTVDYLVMAAYLLGIIGVGWWGKRRAASKSDFLVAGRRLGPLMYTGTMAAVVLGGASTIGGVRLGYAYGVSGAAMVFAIGLGLLALSVFFSARIARLRVYTVAEMLSLRYGDAASVISGVVMWIYTLMLAVTSTIAYASVFDVLFDVPRWVAVVIGGTIVVGYSALGGMWSITLTDMVQFVVKSLGVLLLLLPIAVVKAGGFGAMADRLPHGYLSPTSIGGQTIVTFVLIYTFGMLIGQDIWQRVFTARSDKVASWGGTVAGIYCLVYALAGAFIGMATKTLYPNLAAADQAFATIVKHALPTGVRGLVLAAALSAMMSTASGALIASATVANNDIWARLRRRVPVGAQEHDEVGSNRLAIAVLGIVAMVIACVLGDVIEALTVAYNLLVGGLLVPILGGLVWRRGNLQGALTAMIAGGTTVIVLMVTDGLLANEPIYYGLLASLVGYVAASLLTRPTEAAVLQAWRRRLAGEQEPAAAAPELSTA encoded by the coding sequence GTGACCGTCGACTACCTCGTCATGGCCGCATACCTGTTGGGCATCATCGGCGTCGGCTGGTGGGGCAAACGGCGTGCCGCCTCCAAGAGCGACTTCCTGGTCGCCGGCCGCCGCCTCGGCCCGCTCATGTACACCGGCACCATGGCCGCCGTCGTCCTCGGCGGCGCATCCACCATCGGCGGCGTACGCCTCGGCTACGCCTACGGCGTCTCCGGCGCCGCCATGGTCTTCGCCATCGGCCTCGGCCTGCTGGCGCTCAGCGTCTTCTTCTCCGCCCGGATCGCCCGGCTGCGCGTCTACACGGTCGCCGAGATGCTCTCGCTGCGCTACGGCGACGCGGCGAGCGTGATCTCCGGCGTCGTCATGTGGATCTACACCCTCATGCTGGCGGTGACCTCGACGATCGCGTACGCCAGCGTCTTCGACGTCCTGTTCGACGTGCCGCGCTGGGTCGCGGTGGTCATCGGTGGCACGATCGTCGTCGGCTACTCGGCGCTCGGCGGCATGTGGTCCATCACGCTCACCGATATGGTGCAGTTCGTCGTCAAGAGCCTGGGCGTTCTGCTCCTGCTGCTGCCGATCGCGGTGGTCAAGGCGGGCGGCTTCGGCGCGATGGCCGACCGCCTCCCGCACGGCTACCTCTCCCCCACCTCCATCGGCGGGCAGACCATCGTCACCTTCGTGCTGATCTACACCTTCGGCATGCTCATCGGGCAGGACATCTGGCAGCGGGTCTTCACCGCCCGCAGTGACAAGGTCGCCTCCTGGGGCGGCACCGTCGCCGGCATCTACTGCCTGGTCTACGCCCTGGCCGGCGCGTTCATCGGCATGGCCACCAAGACGCTCTACCCGAACCTGGCCGCCGCCGACCAGGCGTTCGCCACCATCGTCAAGCATGCCCTGCCGACCGGTGTCCGCGGCCTGGTCCTGGCCGCCGCCCTGTCCGCGATGATGTCCACCGCAAGCGGCGCCCTGATCGCCTCCGCGACCGTGGCGAACAACGACATCTGGGCCCGGCTGCGCCGTCGTGTTCCCGTCGGCGCCCAGGAGCATGACGAAGTTGGCTCCAACCGGCTCGCCATCGCCGTCCTCGGCATCGTCGCCATGGTGATTGCCTGCGTCCTCGGGGACGTCATCGAGGCACTCACCGTCGCCTACAACCTGCTCGTCGGCGGCCTGCTGGTCCCGATCCTCGGCGGCCTGGTCTGGCGGCGCGGAAACCTGCAGGGCGCGCTGACCGCCATGATCGCGGGCGGTACGACGGTGATCGTCCTGATGGTGACCGACGGCCTGCTCGCCAACGAGCCGATCTACTACGGCCTGCTCGCGAGCCTCGTCGGGTACGTGGCGGCCAGTCTCCTGACCCGGCCGACCGAGGCAGCGGTCCTGCAGGCATGGCGCCGCCGCCTGGCGGGCGAACAGGAACCCGCTGCCGCGGCCCCCGAGCTCAGCACGGCCTGA
- a CDS encoding TIGR02391 family protein, with protein MPTRDVALLLLRHLASGTGYLQYGSTMSSARQAFQEEPDADALVNRLSDAWCWLEAQALLSREPSQSDAFRRISADGMDLMKDPQGITRFEARERLSGPLHPDLEDTVRTNFDLGDYETACFAAMKAVEVAVRDASRLDNSLVGVKLMREAFRPHDNGKAGGALADAEAEGGEQAATANLFAGAMGAYKNPASHRTVDFDDPIEAAEIIQFADLLLRQVERAKRRIGEASA; from the coding sequence TTGCCCACGCGGGATGTCGCGCTCCTTCTTCTGCGGCACCTCGCCAGCGGCACCGGATATCTGCAGTACGGGAGCACGATGAGTTCGGCGCGGCAGGCATTCCAGGAAGAGCCGGATGCGGACGCGCTCGTGAACCGGCTGTCCGATGCCTGGTGCTGGCTGGAGGCGCAGGCGCTGCTGTCCCGGGAACCCAGCCAGTCCGATGCGTTCCGCCGGATCTCCGCCGACGGCATGGACTTGATGAAGGACCCGCAGGGCATCACGCGGTTCGAGGCCCGCGAGCGGCTGTCCGGTCCGCTTCACCCGGACCTGGAAGACACGGTACGCACCAACTTCGACCTGGGTGATTACGAGACGGCGTGCTTCGCCGCGATGAAGGCGGTCGAGGTCGCCGTCCGCGACGCCTCCAGACTCGACAACTCCCTGGTCGGAGTGAAGCTGATGCGTGAGGCGTTCCGACCTCATGACAACGGCAAGGCCGGCGGCGCGCTGGCTGACGCTGAAGCCGAGGGCGGGGAGCAGGCGGCCACCGCCAACCTGTTCGCCGGCGCCATGGGCGCGTACAAGAACCCCGCCAGCCACCGCACCGTCGATTTCGACGACCCGATCGAGGCAGCAGAGATCATCCAGTTCGCGGACCTGCTGCTGCGCCAGGTCGAGCGGGCCAAACGCCGCATCGGCGAGGCAAGCGCGTAG
- a CDS encoding class II aldolase/adducin family protein yields MPAPAISPEELRLRRELAAVYRLVAHFRMTDLIFTHISVRLPGPEHHFLINPYGLLFEEITASNLVKIDLSGNPVEQTTHSVNPAGFVIHSAIHAARPYAQCVLHTHTKAGCAVAAQEEGLLPLNQISMEFYGRLGYHAYEGVALNLAEQRRLVADLGGHPAMILRNHGLLTVGETPAQAFLRMYYLDKACEIQTTATAGGTKLVLPDPETCELTARQLAGEDDSSDLQDDKAYDLAWSALLRLVERIAPDYTD; encoded by the coding sequence ATGCCCGCCCCCGCCATCTCCCCGGAAGAACTCCGACTGCGCCGCGAACTCGCCGCCGTCTACCGCCTCGTGGCGCACTTTCGGATGACCGACCTGATCTTCACGCACATCTCGGTACGGCTCCCCGGACCGGAACACCACTTCCTGATCAACCCCTACGGCCTGCTCTTCGAGGAGATCACCGCCTCGAACCTGGTCAAGATCGACCTCAGCGGCAACCCGGTCGAACAGACCACTCACTCCGTCAACCCCGCCGGCTTCGTCATCCACAGCGCCATCCACGCCGCTCGCCCCTACGCCCAGTGCGTCCTGCACACCCACACCAAGGCCGGGTGCGCGGTCGCCGCACAGGAGGAGGGCCTGCTCCCGCTCAACCAGATCTCCATGGAGTTCTACGGCAGGCTCGGCTACCACGCCTACGAGGGCGTCGCCCTCAACCTCGCCGAACAGCGCAGGCTCGTCGCCGACCTTGGTGGCCACCCGGCGATGATCCTGCGCAACCACGGCCTGCTGACCGTCGGCGAGACCCCCGCCCAGGCGTTCCTGCGCATGTACTACCTGGACAAAGCCTGCGAGATCCAGACCACGGCCACGGCCGGCGGCACCAAACTCGTCCTGCCCGACCCCGAGACCTGCGAGCTCACTGCACGCCAGCTGGCCGGCGAGGACGACAGCTCCGACCTCCAGGACGACAAGGCGTACGACCTCGCCTGGTCGGCCCTGCTGCGTCTCGTCGAGCGCATCGCTCCCGACTACACAGACTGA
- a CDS encoding PucR family transcriptional regulator has protein sequence MDESANAEQPSVRLAVLLADPGLGLTQVAGPAAGDRPVSTVGTTEIEDPTPYLVGGELLLTAGVRLPDDADGVDTYVRRVVAAGVAALGFGVAPVHPEVPSELVRACDRHGLPLLRLPPATPFVAVGQAAYAAIAEARNRELREISRAQSALASAAARPDALRAVLGQLAAHTGAWSVLYDAQGTELFSAGPRPAPPDAPTLLRDLAVRTLRQWGGPTAAAAHEPDQGIHLAVHTLPGTDRTTATVALGQAATTPPTVAHRRVTSTATVLLALLTSPRHALSTDTHSVGALVRLMLGAKPAEVAPALVSAGSARGGHWTVVHGRHLPTRSASAPPTDGDPAQLAALGALLGTPYVYMDGPCLKALIPSTPDARPSVPAQAADLGWVLGYSAPASAQDLPHADTQAERALQRAIAAEASAVVHTADALTLHALVSPADARELARTRFAPLDRAGSPGAAVLLDTLRTWLALHGSWDRTAAALQVHRNTVRHRLTRVADLLDVDLQDPGVRMELWFALQWLSGEPADS, from the coding sequence TTGGATGAATCCGCCAACGCCGAGCAGCCGTCCGTGCGCCTCGCCGTTCTGCTCGCCGACCCGGGGCTGGGCCTCACCCAGGTCGCAGGTCCGGCGGCCGGGGACCGCCCGGTCAGCACGGTCGGCACTACGGAGATCGAGGACCCCACGCCATACCTCGTCGGCGGCGAACTCCTCCTCACCGCGGGGGTCCGGCTCCCCGACGACGCGGACGGCGTTGACACGTACGTACGACGGGTCGTCGCAGCAGGAGTCGCCGCGCTCGGTTTCGGCGTCGCCCCTGTGCACCCGGAGGTGCCGTCCGAACTCGTCCGGGCCTGCGACCGGCACGGGCTGCCGCTGCTGCGTCTGCCGCCGGCCACCCCCTTCGTCGCCGTCGGGCAGGCCGCCTACGCGGCGATCGCCGAGGCCCGCAACCGCGAGCTGCGTGAGATCTCCCGGGCGCAATCGGCGCTGGCCTCGGCCGCCGCCCGCCCGGACGCCCTCCGTGCCGTCCTGGGCCAGCTCGCCGCCCACACCGGCGCCTGGTCGGTCCTCTACGACGCCCAGGGCACCGAACTCTTCTCGGCGGGCCCCCGCCCCGCACCCCCCGACGCCCCCACGCTCCTCCGCGACCTCGCCGTCCGCACCCTGCGGCAATGGGGCGGCCCCACGGCGGCAGCGGCCCACGAACCCGACCAGGGGATCCATCTGGCCGTCCACACCCTGCCCGGCACGGACCGCACCACCGCGACGGTGGCCCTCGGCCAGGCCGCCACCACGCCTCCGACCGTCGCGCACCGCCGGGTGACGAGCACGGCGACGGTCCTGCTGGCCCTGCTCACCAGCCCGCGGCACGCCCTGAGCACCGACACCCACAGCGTCGGCGCGCTGGTACGGCTCATGCTCGGGGCCAAGCCCGCCGAGGTGGCGCCCGCCCTCGTGTCCGCCGGCAGCGCGAGGGGCGGCCACTGGACGGTGGTGCACGGGCGGCATCTGCCCACACGGTCCGCCTCAGCGCCGCCGACCGACGGCGACCCGGCCCAACTCGCCGCCTTGGGCGCCCTGCTGGGCACCCCCTACGTCTATATGGACGGCCCCTGCCTGAAGGCGCTGATCCCCAGTACCCCCGACGCCCGGCCGAGCGTCCCCGCCCAGGCCGCCGACCTCGGGTGGGTCCTCGGTTACAGCGCGCCCGCGTCCGCACAGGACCTGCCGCACGCCGACACCCAGGCCGAGCGCGCCCTGCAGCGCGCGATCGCCGCCGAGGCCTCCGCCGTCGTCCACACCGCCGACGCTCTCACCCTCCACGCGCTCGTCTCCCCCGCCGACGCCCGGGAACTCGCCCGCACCCGCTTCGCCCCGCTGGACCGGGCCGGGTCGCCAGGGGCCGCGGTCCTCCTCGATACTCTGCGCACCTGGCTGGCCCTTCACGGCAGCTGGGATCGCACCGCGGCGGCTCTGCAGGTCCACCGCAACACCGTGCGCCACCGCCTGACCCGGGTCGCCGACCTCCTCGACGTGGACCTCCAGGACCCCGGCGTCCGCATGGAACTCTGGTTCGCCCTGCAGTGGCTCTCCGGAGAGCCGGCCGACAGTTGA
- a CDS encoding LuxR C-terminal-related transcriptional regulator: MSRRQSGSAAWSLTDCAAADLHHYEIMLVPSCPARAQVAEARGDYERVIEALTPIVQLPERRSIDEPGFWPWPDVYANALVMTGRLDEADACLTPHQERAAARSRRSAMARLGLARGRLVAARGDIDTARKYFEHALADLEHLPLPYDRARVNFAYGQTLRRAGKRREADTVLKNARDAYATLGADAYVQRCDRELQAGGLHTARLTPGMARLTPQEQAVARLVAAGAINQQVGLELFISVKTVQYHLTHVYSKLGIRSRSELAARFREMPTIE; the protein is encoded by the coding sequence GTGAGCCGCCGTCAGTCCGGCAGCGCTGCCTGGAGCCTGACGGACTGCGCCGCCGCCGACCTCCACCACTACGAGATCATGCTCGTCCCCTCCTGTCCGGCCCGCGCCCAGGTCGCCGAGGCACGCGGCGACTACGAACGGGTCATCGAGGCTCTCACCCCCATCGTCCAGCTCCCCGAGCGCAGGTCGATCGACGAGCCGGGCTTCTGGCCCTGGCCGGACGTCTACGCCAACGCCCTGGTGATGACCGGCCGCCTGGACGAGGCAGATGCCTGCCTCACCCCGCACCAGGAGCGCGCAGCCGCCCGCAGCCGTCGTTCCGCCATGGCCCGGCTGGGGCTGGCACGCGGTCGGCTCGTCGCCGCGCGCGGGGACATCGACACCGCCCGCAAGTACTTCGAGCATGCCCTCGCAGATCTGGAGCACCTGCCCCTGCCGTACGACCGCGCCCGGGTCAACTTCGCCTACGGGCAGACGCTGCGCCGCGCCGGCAAGCGCCGCGAGGCCGACACCGTCCTGAAGAACGCCCGAGATGCTTACGCCACCCTCGGCGCCGACGCGTACGTGCAGCGCTGCGACCGGGAGCTACAGGCGGGAGGCCTGCACACCGCCCGCCTGACACCTGGCATGGCCCGCCTCACCCCGCAGGAACAGGCCGTGGCCCGCCTCGTCGCCGCCGGAGCGATCAACCAGCAGGTGGGGCTGGAGCTGTTCATCTCGGTCAAGACCGTGCAGTACCACCTGACACACGTCTATTCCAAGCTGGGCATCCGCTCCCGCAGCGAACTTGCCGCGCGCTTCAGGGAGATGCCGACCATTGAGTGA
- a CDS encoding S1C family serine protease has protein sequence MSASLNLSLASALLVAMCGAPVAIAGELSPGGREQAKVAVVQVVGDSAAGTGFVYDASRGLVVTTAFVTAGQSSLEVLQAGKQQPVPAQLLGSDLCQDLAVLKLTSPLKGLKGLQFGDSDLVVDDDAITSLGYTDAGTAGADVVATAGEVDEPAETVGPTSSDPDLPSLIYHSAEVKPGTQGGPVLNSDGEVVGINTGTSEEEDPLIGKTRRVYEAISSNNAKSVLPGLAAGAMKNDPGWWLRNVSDPNLPQETALAGIAEASVQDAQNRLQDKGIDGLFVVDVRKNSPAGSAKIQQGAVITTANGEDVSSFSELCDVIEPASAGDKLNLSGVYSGVGAAGHKFGDSWTVELTLEGNS, from the coding sequence ATGAGCGCAAGTCTCAATCTCTCCCTGGCGTCGGCTCTCCTCGTCGCCATGTGCGGGGCTCCTGTGGCGATAGCAGGCGAGCTCTCTCCCGGAGGCCGTGAGCAGGCCAAGGTGGCTGTTGTGCAAGTGGTAGGCGACTCCGCTGCAGGTACTGGTTTTGTTTATGACGCCAGCAGAGGCCTCGTTGTCACCACTGCGTTCGTTACTGCGGGGCAGAGCAGCCTGGAGGTTCTCCAAGCGGGTAAGCAACAGCCGGTTCCTGCCCAGTTGCTAGGTAGCGATCTCTGCCAGGATCTGGCGGTGCTTAAGCTTACGTCTCCCCTGAAAGGGTTGAAGGGCCTGCAATTCGGGGACAGTGACCTGGTTGTTGACGACGATGCCATCACGTCTCTTGGTTACACGGATGCAGGTACCGCTGGAGCGGACGTCGTTGCTACCGCTGGTGAAGTAGATGAGCCCGCCGAGACAGTCGGCCCCACTTCATCAGACCCCGACCTTCCCTCCCTGATTTACCATTCTGCGGAAGTGAAACCCGGAACCCAAGGAGGACCGGTACTTAATAGTGATGGTGAAGTGGTTGGCATCAACACTGGGACATCTGAAGAGGAAGATCCCTTGATAGGGAAAACCCGTCGGGTGTACGAGGCCATAAGTAGCAATAATGCGAAGTCCGTGCTTCCTGGACTAGCTGCTGGAGCGATGAAGAACGATCCAGGATGGTGGCTTCGCAATGTGTCAGATCCAAATCTCCCGCAGGAGACGGCGCTTGCCGGGATTGCTGAGGCTTCGGTGCAGGACGCGCAGAATCGTCTTCAGGATAAGGGAATTGACGGACTGTTCGTTGTCGACGTCCGCAAGAACTCTCCGGCCGGCAGCGCAAAGATTCAACAAGGCGCCGTGATTACCACGGCCAACGGGGAGGACGTGTCGTCATTCTCCGAACTCTGTGACGTCATTGAGCCTGCGTCGGCTGGTGACAAGCTGAACCTGAGTGGGGTCTACTCGGGAGTCGGTGCAGCCGGGCATAAGTTCGGTGATTCGTGGACTGTCGAGTTGACATTGGAAGGTAATTCGTAG